The Sesamum indicum cultivar Zhongzhi No. 13 linkage group LG6, S_indicum_v1.0, whole genome shotgun sequence genome has a segment encoding these proteins:
- the LOC105164161 gene encoding homeobox protein HD1-like, giving the protein MQEQGMGMMGCGGIGGGLTDVSMAVPGEQHHQLKAEIATHPLYEQLLSAHVSCLRVATPIDQLPLIDAQLSQSHHLLRSYAQNNAHHSLPQHQRQELDNFLAQYMLVLCSFREQLQQHVRVHAVEAVMACREIEQNLQSLTGATLAEGTGATMSDDEDELQMDFSFDQSGGDGQDLMGFGPLQRVRQELKIELKQGFKSRIEDVREEILRKRRAGKLPGDTTTVLKNWWQQHSKWPYPTEDDKAKLVEQTGLQLKQINNWFINQRKRNWHSNSQSATSLKSKRKR; this is encoded by the exons ATGCAAGAACAAGGCATGGGCATGATGGGTTGTGGAGGAATCGGAGGAGGGTTAACCGACGTATCCATGGCGGTTCCCGGCGAGCAGCACCACCAGCTGAAGGCGGAGATCGCCACCCACCCTCTGTACGAGCAGCTGCTGTCAGCGCACGTTTCGTGCCTGCGTGTGGCCACGCCTATCGATCAGCTTCCCCTTATTGACGCTCAGCTCTCTCAGTCGCACCATCTCCTGCGCTCTTATGCCCAAAACAACGCTCATCATTCGCTCCCTCAACATCAAAGGCAAGAACTTGACAACTTCTTG GCGCAGTATATGTTGGTTTTGTGCTCGTTTAGAGAGCAGCTGCAGCAGCATGTGAGAGTCCACGCTGTTGAAGCTGTGATGGCCTGCCGGGAAATTGAACAGAACTTGCAGTCTCTCACTG GAGCAACGCTGGCTGAAGGAACTGGTGCAACTATGTCGGATGATGAGGATGAGCTGCAAATGGATTTCTCCTTCGATCAATCGGGCGGTGACGGGCAAGACCTCATGGGATTTGGTCCGTTGCAGAGAGTGAGGCAGGAACTCAAAATCGAGCTCAAACAG GGATTTAAGTCAAGAATTGAGGACGTAAGAGAggaaatattaagaaaaagaagggcGGGAAAACTGCCTGGTGACACGACCACCGTGCTGAAGAATTGGTGGCAGCAACACTCGAAGTGGCCTTATCCAACT GAAGATGACAAGGCGAAGCTTGTAGAGCAGACAGGGTTACAGCTGAAGCAAATAAATAACTGGTTCATCAACCAGAGGAAGCGGAACTGGCACAGCAATTCGCAGTCGGCTACGTCTCTGAAGTCCAAGCGCAAGAGATAG